The Verrucomicrobium spinosum DSM 4136 = JCM 18804 DNA segment GACGACCTGCAGACGGCCATGCGGCTGAAGCGCGATCACCCAGATCTTGCGTTTGTCACCCTGAAGGGAGAGGTCCTGACCGAGCATGGCGTGCTTCACGGTGGTGCAGGCAAAGAAGAGGCCGCCTCCACCCTGCGACGCGAAACCGAACTGCGGGAACTGCGGGTGCAAGTCGAGGCGCTCGACATCCAGGTCGTGGAGAAGGAGATGCTCATCGAGGACCTCCGCATGGCCTTGGAAGAGCAGCAGCGTGAGGAGGCCAACGCCCGTGATGCCTCCCAGATGAACCGCGAGGCCCTGAGCCAGTATCAGGGCAAAGTGAGCGTCGTTCAGCGGACCCTTCAGCAGGCGACCGCCAAACTCGACTCCCTCGAGTGGGAGCAGGGGCAAATCGCCCAACGCCTTTCTGCCGCTGAGGCCCAGATCCAGCAGCATCGCGAGGCCAACCAGGTTGCCCTCTACGAGATCGAGGAAACTCAGGAGCGGGAACGCGCCCTGGAGACCCAGATTGAATCCGTGATCCGCCGCGAGGTGGAGTCCACGGAGCGCCTGAACGAACTCAAGACGGCCCTGGCCCTGGAACAAAATGCCCTCCAGAACGTGGAGCGTCAAAAGGCCCCGCTCGCCAGCCGTCTGGAGGAGCTTGAGTCCAGCATCAGCCGCTATGAAAACGAATGCTTCATCTGGAGGCAGCGCATTGATTCCGCCGTCGGAGAGAATCGCCGCCTCGTGGAGGAGACGGAAGAAGCCCGCCGCTTGCTGACCAATGTTGACAATGAAGGCCGGGAATCTGTGGAGCGGCGCAACGCCGCTTTCGAGAGGGTGACCGCACTGGAGACGGAACTCAACACCATCCGCTCCCGCCACGGTGAGCTCAACGACCACCGCAGCCGCGCCGAGGTCCAGCAGACCCGCGTGGAGATGAAGCTGGAGAACCTGATCAAACACGTACAGGAGCGTTATCAGGTCAGTCTCGATGCCTTCGAGCCAGATCCTCACTCCCTGCTGCTTTCCATCTCCGAACAGAAGAAGTCCTTCGACCGCACCAGCAAGCGCCGGGCCACCCTGTCGTCCCGCAGCGACAGCACCGCCGACGATGATTCCGCTTCTGAGAGCGAGGGGTCTTCCACCGCAGAAGCCAGCTCCTCCTCTGACGCTGAGATGGAGGGCAATCCCCTCTTCGACGCCGCTGCACTGGAGCGGGGACCGGATTGGGATCTGGTTCAGGAAATCGTCAATGACCTGCGCCAGCGTCTGGAAGGCATGGGCCCGGTAAACCTGGACGCCATCCAGGAGTTCGAGGAACTCGAACAACGCCACACCTTCCTCGAGACCCAGCACGGCGACCTTGTGAAGAGCAAGGAGGAACTGCTCCAGGTGATCGCAAAGATCAACGACACTACGCAGACCATGTTCACCGAGACCTTCATCCAGGTCCGGAACAACTTCCGTGAGAATTTCAAGGAACTCTTCGGCGCAGGCGGCCAGGCCGACCTCATGCTGCAAGACGAGAATGATCCTCTGGAGTGCGGCATCGAGATCATCGCCAAGCCCCCCGGCAAGAAGCTACAGAGCATCAGCCTGCTTTCCGGTGGTGAGCGTTCCATGACCGCCGTGGCCCTGCTGTTCTCCATCTTCATGGTCCGCCCCAGCCCCTTCTGCGTGCTGGACGAACTCGACGCGCCGCTGGACGAGTCCAACATCAAGCGCTTCCTCGCCATGCTGGACAAGTTCATCAACGCCAGCCAGTTCATCATCGTGACGCACAACAAGCGCACCATGTCCAAAGCGGACGTGATCTACGGGGTGACCATGCAGGAGTTCGGCGTGAGCAAGCCAGTGGGCGTGCGCATGACCAACGAGAAGGTGTCGCTGGAAGACAACGCCCCGACTGTGGCCGAGACCGTCCGCGGCGGTGCGGCCCATGCTATGGGCCTGACCCCGCCTTCCGCCCTGCCGAAGAAAACCCGCAGCAAAAAGGGCGCAGCCGCCGAAACCGCCGAGTCAACCGAGGCAGCTCCTACAGCCGAAGATGCTCCAGAGCCAGCACCCGAGGCCGCAGCAGAAGTTCCGGCCGAAGAGGTCCCGGTGATGTAGCGCCAGACTCACGGACAACTCCGTCATTCAACACCGCTGCCAGAACCCCTGGCAGCGGTTTTTTGTTGTTCCGCCCTCAACTCTTCAGTCCCTCGCAATATTCCACCGTCCCAACGACCCCGAACCCGGAGGGTTCACCATGAGTAGACGCCATGATGGCGGGATCAGCAAACATCAGGCAACATGCCTGGTGCCACGAGAAAGGCACTGACCCACACCATCATGACCACCTATACTTTGCACACCCCCATCCCTTGTCACGCAGCGATCTGCAAGGCCCTCAACCTTGCTGGCCAGGAACGCCGTGTCACCCTGGGCCTGGATCTGGAGCTAAACACGCCCGCAGGTTCCCTGGTCGTCGCCGGAGGCCAGCCGCTCAATCTGGGCAAGCACCCTCGCAGCCTCTGGGTCGAACTGGTTGGCTGGCTCGTCAATCAAGGCTGTGAAGTCCACTGCGTCCAGGAGGCTTGTGGCTTTGGCTGGGAGTTTCACCGCGAGTTGGAAGGTGCTGGAGCTCATAGTGTGGTGGTTGCTCCCCAGGAACTCAGCGGCAAACGCAAGACCGACAAGCGTGACGCCCGCATGCTGGCCACCCTGCTCTGGGACTACGTGAGCCGGGGCAACCGAGCCTGCCTGCGCCCGGTCAGGGTCCCCACGGTGGAGAAGCAGCAGCAACGAGGGAGTCACCGCCGCCGAGAGCAGGTGATCAAGCTGCGTGGTCAGATTGCATCCCAGGGACGCAGCTTGCTATGGGACCATGGCTGGTTGAGGGATCTCGACAGCTGGTGGGCACCCAAGAACTGGGAGCAGCTCAGAGCCGATCTGCTCGCCGCCGGCCGCACGTGGCTGGTGGACATGATCGAGCCCATGCAGAGAATGTGCCTGCAATTAAATGGTTATAGCGAGGAGCTCAAAAAGAAGGCCATCAGCGAAGTCAAACCTCCGAAGACTGCCATCAAGAAGTCCGAACCAGGCTTGATCTTGAATGCAGCCGAGCCTCCCAGAGCGTCGGAGGAGGCCCCAGCAGCCCAGGTTCGGCCCAAAGGACTCGGCGAACTCAGCTATGCGATCATCGCCGCAGAGGTGGGTGACTGGAACCGGTTCAAGAACCGGGGACAGCCCGGCTCGTTCATCGGCTGCTGCCCCAGTGAGTACAGTAGCGGGGAAAAGCAAAAGCTTGGGCAGATTGACCGGATGGGCAGCTCGCGGATCCGCACGACGCTGGTGGAAGCGGCGTGGAGGATCTGCAGGCTCAATCCGAACTGGAGGGGGGTGAGGAAATATCCTGAGGAACTGGGGCCGCAAGGCACGGTCCGTGGAGCCAGGAAGCGCAAGGCCATCGTGGCCTGTGCCCGGATGCTCATGGTTGATCTTTGGAGATTGCACATGGGGACGGCAACGTTGGAAGGCCTGGGCTTGGAGCCAGCCACCACCTAAGACACCCCCTGTTGAAACACTTTCAGTCGGAGAATCTGATCGACCCATGGCTTGGCCGCCGCAAGGCTTAGCCCGCAGCAGTAGAATGATCGATTCCTGACTGATCCTTGTAGCCCGCAAGGGCGCGATGCACGGCCCTGAGGGCCTGTGCGGATAGGAGCATGAGAGCAGGAGTAAAGCTGCTCAACAGCGCGTGTCATAGACCGGGCTGCATCAAGGATCAGACGACAGAAAGAATCACGACGAACCCTCCACCCTCAAAGAGCAGCAACGCCGAAGAAAACCGCAAGTCACCTCACAAACCAATTGACCCGCCTCATAGGAGCCATGGGTGAAGCGAGCGTAGCGAGTGCAACCCATGGAAAACAGGATGGAAAATCCTACCGCGGAGCGGTAGGCCCATCGTGCCGCGAACCCCTCACGAAATCCCGCCATACCACCCACTCAGACTTTGGCCGCCATCGGCCTACCGCTCCGCGGTAGCAACACCTTGTTCACCTTCCATGGGTAGTCCTCGCTCCACTCGGCCGACCCATGGCTACGCATGGCGAACCCTCCGGGTTCATGAGATAACTCGCAAATTGACGCACTGACGCACTGACGCACTGACGCACTGACGCACTGACGCACTGACGCACTGACGCACTGACGCACTGACGCACTGACGCACTGACGCACTGACGCACTGACGCACTGACGCACTGACGCACTGACGCACTGACGCACTGACGCACCGCCTACCGCCTCCATGCCGGAATCACCGGATGACTCACCTGCACGCCCTTCATGTCCTCCGGAATCAACCGTCCTTCGTCGAAATCGCAAAGCGAAAGCAGCACATGGTAGCTGTCGCCCGAGTTCAGTGGCGGGATGCCATCCAACCCCTGCGCATAGGCGATGATTTCCTTGCCGTTGGGCAGGGTAGCGCGGTAGGTGCGGTGCGTCAGCACTTCACGAATGGTCACGGGTGCAAGCAGGCGGATGTCACTCATCGGCTGGGAGTTTGAGAAGAAGCAGGAGTTGGCGTCGGGGGCTGGGGCGGGGATGGCACAATCGGCTTCGCAGGGACGGCCTTCGGGATGTCCTCGCCATCGGCTTGATCGCTCGGCGGAGTGACCTGAGCAGCGTCCACTTCCCACTTTAATTTGAAGCCCGAAAGCATCGTGCGAGAGCGAACGAGATCCAGGGCACGCTGCACCACCACCTCACGAAGCTGGCCTTCATCTCCCGGCAGAGGCTGCCCCTGACTCTTGCGAACGTAGGCATCCACCTCGGGATTGTCACCCGAGACGAGTGCAGCCTCGTTAAACCGGGGACGCACACGGTCCATGACAAATGGCTTCATGGACTTGCCCCGGCTACCGGCGAACACCTTGCGCTTGTCCTCGGTGGACCCCACCAAAAAGTAGTGGGGCTCCAGTCCTTTACGAAAAGTGGAGCTGTCATCGGGCAGCAACAGCTCGGCGCTTGCGTAGCGGAGCATGGTCGCGTCATCCAGGCGGACATCGGTAAAGCGCACCATGGCACCACGAGTTTTGGAGCCCACCAGAACGCTCTGCCCTTTTGCTTTCAGGCACGCGGCTACTGCCTCCGCCGCAGGACACGCATCATCATCCACCAGCACAATCACCTCCTGCGTCCAGATGGGAGCGCGCTTGGAAATGAAAAACTCCGCCTCATTACGGCCCATCTGTTTCATCTTGAACATGAGCTGTCCTTCTGGGAGGAAGCACTGGAGCATGAGCGCTGCCTCGTCGAACACGCCCGCGGTGGTGGCAGAGCGAAGATCGAGGATGAGTTGCTTGGCCTGCTTTTCCACCAGGTCAGCGAGGGCTTTCTCGAACAACTGACCTTCGCCCGGAGCGAAGGTGTCGGGACGAAGATAGGCCACGTCGGGTGCCAGGAATTCCGAGTGCACATTCGGCTCAGTGGGCACATCATGTTGCACCACAGGCTGTAACGAGGCCCCAAAGTGCAGGCGCTCCAGCAAGCCCTGCAACGCGGCGCGATTGAGTTCCTCAAACGTGAGATCGTCACGACGGATATAGTCCCGCCGCAGGATCTGAAAGGCCGACTGCACCCCGTTCTGGGGCAACTGATCCAAAAGCGGCCCCGCCGTGAGAGATGGTCTCGCAGCGACAAACAAGCCACTACAGACCAGGAATTGGGCGGTTGAGGACAGGCGCATGGGCATCGGCATGCGCCATGATACGCGACAGAGTCCAGCCTGCCAGCAGCGAGTTCCACAGGGAGAGCCTGACATCCGTGAAAGCGATCCACCGCCGCCACCGCTTCTCCAGGCGAATCCCTGCTGATGACGGCTCGGACGCTCTGCATCACGCGAGACGCTCCCCGCTACTCTTCACATTTCTTAATTTTCACATTTTCCGGTGAATGGGATGGATGCAAATTCCGCCTGTTCACGACCCCTTCTTGTCTCCCCACCCCTCCCCTCCTCATGTATCGCATCCTTCGTCCTGTGATCAGCGTCTTGGCCCTCACGATGGCCTTGGTTTCCTGTGAGACACCCGACTATGCCGGCCCCGGCCCACGTCCCGCCCCGCGGGTGCTCATACCTTCTGGGTTGAGCCAGGACGAGGTACGCTTCATGCCGGAGATTGAGGACGCCCTCATCCGCGCTGGCTACCGGCCCACGCGAGATCGGTCGGCGGAGTACCAACTGGACTTCGACGTCGATGACGGTCCGGTGAACGCGGACACCCATCTTGTCCTCTCGCACGAAGGTTCTGAGGTGGCTCGCTCTTACGCACGAGTGGGAGGACCGCGCATCATCTTGCACAGGCAGGAGTTCATCCGGCAGTCCTTCGACAAGTGCCTGCGTGACTTCGAGTCCCAACTTTCCCGCGCCAGCGGTGGAGGCTATGGCGAGTGGCAGCGGCCGTCTGGCTCCTATCGCCAGACTGACCGTCAGGTGTATGAGGATCGCGGCTACGACCGCGGTGGCTATGACCAAGACCGCTATGACACCTACGGCGGCCCCAGCCAGGGAGGCTACGAACGCCCCTATTGAGAAGGGTCAGCTACAGCCCTGAATCACCCGCACTGCGCATGATTCAGGGCGTCAATTTCGGCACCGTCATGCTGCCAGCGGAAGTGTTGGCGGATGGCGGCAGTCACGAACTTTTTGCCCAGGGCGACTGCCTCTTCCAGCCCAAGTCCACTCCCCAACCCAGCAGCGATGGCTGCCGAGTAGGTGCAACCAGTGCCATGAGTATGCACTCCAGAGATTCGCTCTCCCTCATACCAACGCACGAGCGTGCCATCCACCAGTAGATCCGGCGCGGCATCCCCGGCCAGATGACCGCCTTTCATGAGAACGGCGACCCCATGTATCTTCGCAAGGGTCTGCGCGGCGGAGAGCATTTCCCCCCTCGAAGTGATGGCAGCTCCCAGCAACACCGCAGCTTCGTCCAAGTTGGGCGTGATGACCCTGGCCAGCGGCAGCAGATGGCCAATGAGCGTTTCCTCCGCATCCCGCTCCAGCAGTCGCCCGCCACTGGTAGCCACCATCACCGGATCCACCACCAAGGGCACCTCTGCTTGAGCCATCGGCTGCCAGGCTTCCACCACCGCCTCAATCTGTTTGCGCCCCCCTAGCATACCCGTCTTGGCAGCCGCCAGGGGCATTCCTTTTGCGAGAACCCGGATCTGTGCCCCAATGATGTCCGGCTCCAGGAGTTGGATGGAATCCACCACCGCTGGAGTCTCCGCAACCACACTCGTGATGGCGGTCATGCCGTAACACCCCAGCGCGGTGAAGGTCTTCAAATCGGCTTGAATGCCAGCACCGCCCGAGCAGTCAGAGCCGGCGATAGAGAGAACCACAGGAAGAGAGAAAGCCATAGGGTGAAACGCTCAACATGTCTTGGTTGCCACGGTTGCCAACTTTAACTCGTTCCTTTGCTTCCCAGCCAAGTGTGTGACATCTTCGACGATGTCGATGACGTTTGTGGAATTGCCGGGGCTGACAGTGACGGTGGATCAGGTGCTGTATCAGCCTGAGCTGACCGCCCCAGTGGACCGCCCCCACCCTTTTGCCTATCATCTTTCGATTCACAACGATTCCGACGAATCCCTCACCATCGTAGGCCGCAAGTGGATCGTGACGGACTTGCACGGCGGAGTACTGGTCGTGGAAGGGGAAGGCGTGGTGGGACACAAACCCCACCTGGCCCCGGGTCAGTCCTTCAGCTACAACAGCTTTCACGTCGTGCGGGAGCCCAGCACCGCCTCCGGCACCTTCTTTGGCCAGACCGATCACGGGCAGCCCGTGTATGTGAGAGTGCCCGAATTTGAAATGACACCCCCCTGAACCAGGGATCAGACGGACCTGCGTCCTCCAGGCACATGCCAACCCGCCTCTGTGACGATCTGGGGCAGCAGGATATCATGCTGCTCGCAGGGCACTGAATCCAGGTATTGGATCTGAAAAGCCACGCCTACGGGACTTCCACGGAAACCAGGATGCCCCAAGATCCGGTCGTAGTGCCCTTTCCCACGCCCAAGGCGACTTCCCAAGTCCGCTCCGAAGGCCAGGCCAGGCACCAGAACAGTCCCCAGTTCCTCCACTCGCACCTCGCTCTCTGGAGTCTGCCGGGGCTCCAGCACACCCAAGGGTCCCACGACCACGTCCTCCACCCCATGCACGCGGTAGGGGGCCATGGTCTGCCCTTGAATCCCAAAAAGGGCCACCATGTAGCCCCGCTCAACCAACCAGGGCAGAAGCCGCAAAATCTCGGGCTCGTACTTCATCCCGCCAAAAATCGCCACCACCCCACCTGAATCCACCCACGATTCATGGGTGATAAGGTGTTGATAGACTGCGTCGGACCACCGCTTCCGCTCTTCCTCGCCGGTGGCGCGAAGCGTATCCTTCATGCGACGGCGGAGTTCGCCCTTGGTTTGCTGGATCGTTTCTTCTTTCACGGCACAGAAAATGCGTTCCCGGAGCTCAGTGTTGTCTTGTCATCTTTCCTCAGAAATCTAAACTTTTCAAACGAGGGACGTCTTTGGGCGTCCAATCCCCTGCCAATGCTCCACGACCTCCGATTCAGAACCGTTAACCCGTCCTCCCGCGAGCGTTGGCTTCCACGGTTTCGGTTTGGCAAGGGCGAGAACGACCGGGACACAGGTTCCAATGCAAACGGGAATGGAAATACGGTAGGATTGCTTCCCAGCAAAGGCTGGCAACAACGCAACTTGCAATTCCTGAGCGACATCCTCATTCCAACTCTCCTTTCCCCAAGACAACCCAGTGCCAGTTCCTCGCTGGTGACACACCTGGAGAAGAATGAAACCGGGGTGACCTGGCTGGGGCATGCGGGATTCCTCCTGCAGATGGGCGGCAAAAACATCCTCGTGGATCCGAACTGGGCCCTCTGGCACGGCCCGGTGAAGAGGGTGCGTCACCCTACCCTGCTGGCACCGGCATTGCCATACATCGATCTGGTCCTGATCACCCACGCCCATTTTGACCACCTCCACATTCCCAGCCTGCGGTCCATCGCTGCGGGTCAGCCGGTGGTGGTGCCGGAAGGAGTGGGCAGCGTGGTAAAGAACTGCGCCTTCAGCAAGGTCATCGAACTGGACTACTGGAGTTCCTACGACTTCGGCGATCTCAAGGTGACCTTCACCCCCACCAAACACTGGGGAGCCCGCTACATCCACGACACCTACCGGAAATTTGGAGGCTATCTCATAGAGGGCAGCGGGCAGACCATCTTCCACTGCGGCGACAGCTCGATGTTCGATGGGTTTAAGGAAATCGGGAAACGGGCCGAGATCGACGTGGCACTCATGCCGATTGGAGCCTACCAGGCCCCCAGCGGAAGGCCTGTGCACATGAACCCCGAAGAAGCCATGGCAGCCATGGAGATGATGGGAGCCCAGCACCTCATCCCCATGCACTACGGGACTTTCCCACTTGGAGGAGAACCCATCGCGGAACCTTCGATCCGTCTGCTGGCCTCTGCCAAGCAGCTTGGGCGGGACAAGTTCGTCCACGTCATGGATGAAGGGCACCCGGCGGTGTTTTCGCTTGCTTGACCGGCGTGAAACCAGAACTCACGCTGATTGCCGCCGTTGACGAGAACCTTCTGCTGGCCACCGCACAGGGCATCCCTTGGAAGCTGCCGGATGATGTCGCTCACTTCCGGGCCTACTGCGCAGGAAAGTGGCTTCTGCTGGGGCGGCACACCTACGAGGACATGACAGGCTGGTTCA contains these protein-coding regions:
- the thiD gene encoding bifunctional hydroxymethylpyrimidine kinase/phosphomethylpyrimidine kinase, with amino-acid sequence MAFSLPVVLSIAGSDCSGGAGIQADLKTFTALGCYGMTAITSVVAETPAVVDSIQLLEPDIIGAQIRVLAKGMPLAAAKTGMLGGRKQIEAVVEAWQPMAQAEVPLVVDPVMVATSGGRLLERDAEETLIGHLLPLARVITPNLDEAAVLLGAAITSRGEMLSAAQTLAKIHGVAVLMKGGHLAGDAAPDLLVDGTLVRWYEGERISGVHTHGTGCTYSAAIAAGLGSGLGLEEAVALGKKFVTAAIRQHFRWQHDGAEIDALNHAQCG
- a CDS encoding MBL fold metallo-hydrolase; the protein is MLHDLRFRTVNPSSRERWLPRFRFGKGENDRDTGSNANGNGNTVGLLPSKGWQQRNLQFLSDILIPTLLSPRQPSASSSLVTHLEKNETGVTWLGHAGFLLQMGGKNILVDPNWALWHGPVKRVRHPTLLAPALPYIDLVLITHAHFDHLHIPSLRSIAAGQPVVVPEGVGSVVKNCAFSKVIELDYWSSYDFGDLKVTFTPTKHWGARYIHDTYRKFGGYLIEGSGQTIFHCGDSSMFDGFKEIGKRAEIDVALMPIGAYQAPSGRPVHMNPEEAMAAMEMMGAQHLIPMHYGTFPLGGEPIAEPSIRLLASAKQLGRDKFVHVMDEGHPAVFSLA
- the smc gene encoding chromosome segregation protein SMC — its product is MYLKSLEIHGFKSFADKTLFEFHTGVTGIVGPNGCGKSNVVDAIRWVLGETSAKALRGAEMADVIFNGTDKRKPVGMAEVILTLADCEQGLGVDYNEVAMCRRVFRDGRSEYRINGTICRLKDFQELLAGTGIGRSAYSVMEQGKIDMLISAKPEDRRSVFEEAAGITKFKGQKKEALRKLEYTEANLLRVADIIAEVKRQMGTLHRQAQKAKRYQVVHKDLRILDLHLGHKHFTEYTAEKTESENQIISLMTELNDLHQRVHAKEQEVTETREIYHQVESTINGLRQQSQEFRSKIQGAESKIEFNRERVEELEGRIRRNEEDATNNRDMVDRQQRELAAADEQFSSIRNAIESRQYALEEHQITHNAIIPERQKLEMERRTLRETFRRLEGEAATADAKAQSLTNQMATDRQRHEALAHDKQSAVQAREASQVEFDHLQRQIEELETVRAELEHKLKELTNTIQEQRRQRDAASEELNNLQRQLTQRRSRLEVLQQILEKGEGLELGTQNILKGLDDPDRIKGGIRGLVASAIEVEPQFISAIEAALRDHLQAIVLNHTSLADEVLQKLTDQRLGKAAVIPQDLMLRNGGTERQFMPNGGVAWALDKVKSQPHVQPLVEHVLRNVLIVDDLQTAMRLKRDHPDLAFVTLKGEVLTEHGVLHGGAGKEEAASTLRRETELRELRVQVEALDIQVVEKEMLIEDLRMALEEQQREEANARDASQMNREALSQYQGKVSVVQRTLQQATAKLDSLEWEQGQIAQRLSAAEAQIQQHREANQVALYEIEETQERERALETQIESVIRREVESTERLNELKTALALEQNALQNVERQKAPLASRLEELESSISRYENECFIWRQRIDSAVGENRRLVEETEEARRLLTNVDNEGRESVERRNAAFERVTALETELNTIRSRHGELNDHRSRAEVQQTRVEMKLENLIKHVQERYQVSLDAFEPDPHSLLLSISEQKKSFDRTSKRRATLSSRSDSTADDDSASESEGSSTAEASSSSDAEMEGNPLFDAAALERGPDWDLVQEIVNDLRQRLEGMGPVNLDAIQEFEELEQRHTFLETQHGDLVKSKEELLQVIAKINDTTQTMFTETFIQVRNNFRENFKELFGAGGQADLMLQDENDPLECGIEIIAKPPGKKLQSISLLSGGERSMTAVALLFSIFMVRPSPFCVLDELDAPLDESNIKRFLAMLDKFINASQFIIVTHNKRTMSKADVIYGVTMQEFGVSKPVGVRMTNEKVSLEDNAPTVAETVRGGAAHAMGLTPPSALPKKTRSKKGAAAETAESTEAAPTAEDAPEPAPEAAAEVPAEEVPVM
- a CDS encoding ApaG domain — protein: MSMTFVELPGLTVTVDQVLYQPELTAPVDRPHPFAYHLSIHNDSDESLTIVGRKWIVTDLHGGVLVVEGEGVVGHKPHLAPGQSFSYNSFHVVREPSTASGTFFGQTDHGQPVYVRVPEFEMTPP
- a CDS encoding IS110-like element ISVsp10 family transposase; this translates as MTTYTLHTPIPCHAAICKALNLAGQERRVTLGLDLELNTPAGSLVVAGGQPLNLGKHPRSLWVELVGWLVNQGCEVHCVQEACGFGWEFHRELEGAGAHSVVVAPQELSGKRKTDKRDARMLATLLWDYVSRGNRACLRPVRVPTVEKQQQRGSHRRREQVIKLRGQIASQGRSLLWDHGWLRDLDSWWAPKNWEQLRADLLAAGRTWLVDMIEPMQRMCLQLNGYSEELKKKAISEVKPPKTAIKKSEPGLILNAAEPPRASEEAPAAQVRPKGLGELSYAIIAAEVGDWNRFKNRGQPGSFIGCCPSEYSSGEKQKLGQIDRMGSSRIRTTLVEAAWRICRLNPNWRGVRKYPEELGPQGTVRGARKRKAIVACARMLMVDLWRLHMGTATLEGLGLEPATT
- a CDS encoding S41 family peptidase; the encoded protein is MRLSSTAQFLVCSGLFVAARPSLTAGPLLDQLPQNGVQSAFQILRRDYIRRDDLTFEELNRAALQGLLERLHFGASLQPVVQHDVPTEPNVHSEFLAPDVAYLRPDTFAPGEGQLFEKALADLVEKQAKQLILDLRSATTAGVFDEAALMLQCFLPEGQLMFKMKQMGRNEAEFFISKRAPIWTQEVIVLVDDDACPAAEAVAACLKAKGQSVLVGSKTRGAMVRFTDVRLDDATMLRYASAELLLPDDSSTFRKGLEPHYFLVGSTEDKRKVFAGSRGKSMKPFVMDRVRPRFNEAALVSGDNPEVDAYVRKSQGQPLPGDEGQLREVVVQRALDLVRSRTMLSGFKLKWEVDAAQVTPPSDQADGEDIPKAVPAKPIVPSPPQPPTPTPASSQTPSR
- a CDS encoding 5-formyltetrahydrofolate cyclo-ligase; its protein translation is MKEETIQQTKGELRRRMKDTLRATGEEERKRWSDAVYQHLITHESWVDSGGVVAIFGGMKYEPEILRLLPWLVERGYMVALFGIQGQTMAPYRVHGVEDVVVGPLGVLEPRQTPESEVRVEELGTVLVPGLAFGADLGSRLGRGKGHYDRILGHPGFRGSPVGVAFQIQYLDSVPCEQHDILLPQIVTEAGWHVPGGRRSV